gctgccacccctcaccatagcctcactggggatggggctgccccttgcccagcatggtgcaggagtggggactgcagggtggtagctggggaggggcacagtatcacaaaattcacctaagccccagctgcacaggtctaggaagcttcCCTCCCCAGttgtgtagccaggttctaacatcagggggagtgaaaaaaaggtgccagccaacatacccaattactaatcaggcagtgctataacaagagattatgctattaccattatccagtcagcttgcacactactattttgaattagtgataattcagagagagagaaagaagaaagctgaatttagagaacaattattaaccagattcctggttatccaccagccactttgctccagCCCATGGCACAAAGCCCCATAAACGCAGTAGAATCTGACCAAGAGACTATTCACCTCAAATTGGCATCTgctacactcccccctcccccgcccccagtccccacTATTCAGGATGTACTGAGTGAAAAGGTGGGGTTGTGGAAGCATTTAGCAGGCAATTGAGAACTACAGAGCACTGTGCAGCCCGAGATCACTGCTGAGTTCTGagcactggggctgcagctagTCAGCAGTGAGATGAGGAGACACAACTGGCACCTTAAAGCACCTTTACCCCCCCACTTCCTTCAGAAGCTGCACTAAGCCCCCTTTCACAGCCCTGggcgcagcactggggggggggcaataacccaaagtcactcctttgcctcctggtcctgctgatccctcagcccctctgctgaagagagaccaggagaaaaaaacatccccccccccttccctctccaccagcaccagctgggcttcagagccccctTCCCTACCGCGTGGCTGCCTTGCTCTGCACGGGGCTGCCGGGACCAacggggctgctgctcctcagtcccccgccgcactggaggggggggctgcgctgccgcccctccccctcccggcagagcccaccctggctccgggagcgggcagctgcgagctcctcctcctctccccgggGGAGCCCGGCAACCAGCCCACGCggcctgcagagcccagagccagctggcgGCCACACGCAAAACCCGGTCCGGACTCCAAgtccggagcccagtgctggctgcctggaaaggtgctgattttgtaaaatgtgctcaaaggggagtggctgcttcccccccttccaccccactacgctactgggtgggcggggatgctccggggctggggatgatggtagtggcagccaggggccagtgcctgctccaggcagggccaggggagaaatccagctccagatattggtggagcacagcccacagctctgaatattcctggggctggggctcctccAGCCCATATAACCCGGCGCCTATgcccatagcatggcaatcatggagcctgttttgccttttgtgactgccaccgtatgtgtactagatgccgctcacagaggcgattcagcagcgctacacagcagcatgcttttgcttttgcatgacagcagagatggttactagccatactgtaccatctaccataccataaattggtagtaagatgatcatggttaccagtccttttgcactgcaccatttgctgagatcagccaggggcgcaaaagccaaaattgggaatgactctctgagtcaatcccttctttttggtatctaaaaatagaatcagtcctgcctagaatatgggcaagtgaactagagaaccactgtatcatagaaccagagagcacagctgctctgtgtcagatcctgcagaaattatgagctgtatgctattcacaggaggtgctcctgcaacaaccccacctgttgattccgttcttcccccagccttcctgggctaccatagcattgtcctcccacttgtgtgatgaagtaataaagaatgcaggaataagacacagtgacttgttagtgagaaatgagtggaaggcagcctccagctgctatgatagtccagacaggacagtgtgaggagtgtggaggagaggagcccagcatccctctgctagtccaggggcaattgaatcttttttttacacatgaagggtgggggctgatggagctcagccccctgttgctatgatgaggatggttaccagccatactgcaccatctaccaggaaaaattagggccaggcgcccttgatagacctaatggatgctagtcggcatggttaccagtccttttgcattgccccatgtgccaataggctgatgacgaggacggataccagtcatattgtaccatcagccacccatggcggggggggggggagcaaggatgttggtgttgagtgctgcagcatcgcgtctatctgcagcattcagtaaagatagggtgacatgtaaaagagtcaagagaggattgttttccctttcacttctgggggtgggtgggtggggtgcgtaaattgccgagctatgccctgacccaccgcggacactgtgtttgaccctagaagcatttggagctcagccaagaatgcaaatgcttttcggagactgcaggaactgtgggatagcttgagtcctccagtccatgagcgtccatttgattctttggctttccgttacgcttgtcacgcagcagtgcgctgagtccctgctatggcgtctgtctggagatttttaaaaaatgattttgaatttcgtcttctgtaacggagcgctgatagaacagatttgcctgcccttacagcgatcacatccgcatggtccatgctggagctctttctttattttgatttttaactgcatcaccacacgtgctgatcggagctccacgctgggcaaacaggaaatattcaaaagttcgcggggcttttcatgtctacctggccactgcatccgagttcagattgctgtccagagcggtcagtggtgcactgtgggataccacccggaggccaataccgtcgatctgcggccacactaaccctaatccgatacggtaataccgatattagcgctactcctctcgttagggaggagtacagaaaccggtttaaatagccattaaaatcgatataaggtgcctcctagtgtggacggttgtggcgttaaatcggttttacgctcctaaaaccggtttaaacgcctagtgtagaccaggcttaaagaATTTTCAGCCCCGGTCCTCCGGGTGGAACTGGTGGCCCCGGGGGCTGATCGGACAGCTCCCCCCACACCATGGTCCCCCAGGCTGGGCACGACCCACAGGTCCCTCCCGGGCAGGTGGGAGCCATTGGAACACTTGGGGGTGGGAACGGATCACGCCCCTAAGACCGGGACCCGGCCGCCAGGCAAGCAGCCCAGGGCgcacccttcccagccagggactgattcccggccatttggatcaggcccatggaactttttttttcaaaatttgcccAGAGGCTCTGGGGAGTGCTGGAAGGTACCCCGGTCCCCGGAgcacaaaaaaaaatttttttttcttttaaaaaaggatcGGGACCCCCGAGACTGGGTCCCAGCCGCCAGGCAAGCTGCCCACGGCTCACCCTCCCCCGgccagagcataagctttcgtgggtgaatatgtcatgcgtctgacaaagtgggtattcacccatgaaagctcatgctccagtacgtctgttagtctgtaaggtgccacaggactctttgttgcttcatGATAGATGTGCTGCCAAGATCCAGCTGTTGATGGGTGCTATGCCTTAAAGTTACCAGGGAATCATGCCCTTTGTACTCGGCTCAGTTAATGCATTTCCCTTTCTGTACTTGCTGCAGTGCCGTGGCTAAAAAGCATAGCAATAGAGGCAGAGCACACTCTAATGGTCATACAGCTGTTTCAGAAATGTCTGCTTGGAGTTGCTCTTTTTAAGGTCTTAATTTTACTGTGCACACAGTTTTAAGTCTTGAACAGGAATGAGTGAGCTAACAGGCTTGGAGAAAATAAGAACCTACCTGAACCTGTGACCAAACTTTGAACTGCACCTGAATCTTTGAGATCTGGAAATATTCAGTCATCATTTTTTTTCTAGAGATGGGCTTGAATCAACCCCCAGATCTGAACACTCTGCCCCTTAGGTTTGGATTGTGAACTCCCTGTTTTGTAGGTTGGACCCAACTCTTTGTCTTCCATTTCATGTGTAGTTTTTCATTGGACTGGAAGTGCATGTGCTAAAGAACAGGTACCACAAGAACACTGTCATTGTATTTCTGGGAAGTCTGGGGAATCTCACACACAAGActgtttttgtgatttttccaatccagtaACCAGAGCAAATAGGTTAAGCTTTGAGTAGACATCTCTGCTTTGGAATGTTTTGGGACCCTTTTGAGATTTACCTCTCAATAATCCTGAGCTCACAAATCCCCATGAGAAAATGACTCAAATGTTTGAGTCCTCTGGGAATTCTAGTGGAGTTTGTATATGAGAAATGGGCCCAAACTGCACATTAAGAATCTGAGTGCAACTTTATTAAAGTTTGAGGGTGTTCTCATCTGGGATTGCAGTTCAGCCCAAAATAGAATTCAGAGTAACAGAATTTGGATCTAGAGCTGGTTCTGAACATACCTAAAGTTTGGGAATTTGTCCCAGCTCATCTCTAGTTCATTGTACATACATGAATGTAAGCAATATTTGTGACATATTACCAAGCGGGTGTAGTGAAGCTCTGACCTTAcagttaaacaattttaactAAACTTAATTCAGAAGTAACTTCTTTCCTTCAGTGAACAATGTACCTTTACctcaattaaaataaatgcatagtTGGTAGTACCTTCCACTGGAAATTGGCTTCATCTCTAAAACAATAAGATGTCTGCTATAATCTTCAAGTTATCTGTTAGTTTGTTATGATCTGTTTTTCTTGACTGCACTGTAATGGGTTGGGATATACcacctggcgcctcctgctggttgtctgggaattagctctgtccagtggagcgccccctcctggtggtgtacCGTCCGTCATCTTGCCCTCAGGGTGTCTGGACCCGTGTTGCTCCCCGCTCGGCGGATCCTCTCcgggccactgccctccggcagtgccccatAGTCCATCCGCACCCCCAtccggggtttggggggggggggtggtgttGAGCAGCAGTTCCTATGCACCAGCCACAATGTCCAACCACACACCTCAAAGTCTAATTCCTccagtcagggatctggcgtagtctgTGATGGCCGCTGCCCATGGCCGATGGCGGGGTGTACAGccgagggagaagagggggacccagtcccgccctctactctgggtccaggcccagggaccctctgacagcagcctggctgtcctcctcctctcccctcatctGTCTGCTTCCCCGGGCCGCTTCCCCTTCggcccttgcacccgctaggcccttgccttcagggcctgcagcctggcagacacggggctggagttcccttttgctctctctcacacacccactcactcacactctcactcacacacacactctcacactcactcacactcacactctctcacacacacacactcacactctctcacacatacacacactctcacactcacagacacactctcacacacactcacatacacttacactcacactcacacactcactctcacacaaacactctcacactcactcacacaaactcacactcactcacacaaacacacacactctcacacactcactcatacactctcacacacacacatactcacacacacacacacacactaactcacacactcacacagtctctcacacacactcacagataTTCACACACTCAAACACACTcagatattcacacacacactcaaacacactcacactctcacacagACTCACACATACtcagacacacactcacacacacattcactcacacacacactcacacacaaacactctcacacactctctAACACTCCTACACTCTCACACACTCATACTCACACACTCTcatactcacacacactctcacactcacactcacacacacactcacacactcacacactctctcacacactgaCTCACTCACACACTAACTCACTCAcacagtctctcacacacacacactcacaggtattcacacacacactgactcactcacactctcacacacacacacacacactcaaaaactctcacactcacacacactcaccatCACACAATcacactctctcacactcacacactcacacgctctcaaacactctctcacacacacactcactctctcaccCACTCACACTCACCCACTCAcactccctctcacacacacacgcacactccctCTCACACTCCCTCTCACAAAAAACACTCTcacgctctctctcacacactcacacaaactCACACTCACAAACTCAGTCTCACTCTAACATACTCACACACacccactcacactcacacacacacacacacactctcactcaccatctgacacacactcactcacacactccctctcacacAAACTCTCACACAAACTCCACAGCATCCAGCTTCAGCCTGCAACGACACAGACTGGGTTCAGACTGGGTTCAGACTGGGTTCATCGGCCTCTGTTCACAGGCCACACCACCAGCGACGCTCCCACAGTCCTGGCCAGCTACGCCGAGCAGAACCGTCTTCTGATCCAGATCATCCTACAGAAGGACTTTTGTGTTGCCTTAGAGGATCCTGATCCTCGCTTTAAGGGACAATGTTGCCTGCACCTTCAGCCTGGGTGGAACAACATCTCAGCTGTGGCTGACCAACTGTCCTCCTTTGCCGTGCAGATTCGTAAGAAGCGTAAGCAGTGGGATCCTGGGCCCAGTCCATTGAGCAGTGGCTTATTACTGTTGCTATTATTTTTATAGTCTTTTTGTTGGGGATGGCAGTGGTCAAGCAGCTAATTCGTAAGGTTGTGTCAGccctgcctttgcaggtgaggtATTCCTCCATCCCCTTGGACAGCAGCAAACCACCACCTCCATACTACGAACACGACGACTTGTAAAAcacctctctttttttcttcttttctccttttttttggtctttgcatgggacatccccctcacagcccgttTGGGTCGGCCGGGGGggatgtctgttacagctccattttccattttgttcttgttttcctcctgtggccgcccctccctgatgttaagttgtttaccagggcctctgcccttctcaaaggaatggccacttgtgctaagtgggaccactgccctgttcaaagggttagtcctgttatcaccttgttaaaacctgggcgtGGTGTAGGGTAGACTCTGTCCatagctgcaagacctattgtgtttttaggatcctgggcatgagtcatacttctgggctcagggctagtccaaacatgcctctggctgcctgcagttttttctctgcctccctgtaagaaagggagccaatcagagctactggcgggaagctgccaggctttgcctttaaaaacagacattttttgaacagacttcagaaaggttcttgcattgctgcctggtctgatcaaccaggggttctgggggtcctttctctgctctcatttcatttttgagcatacccccatttttgaaaccccccccccccccgaagaacGAATTgttgcctgagagatctcctgattatcaagactgtaccgagccttctgatgtgcttgctgtttctgccccctctgctgctgccttgggggatggtaagaatccctctgtgaaactttctatacttttattttattattttagctgctggctctgtctccccagcacacagactcaagctaaaccttggtctgtgtcttaaaacctctctcttaaaccccgtggcactctgccactgaaaataagtttgtgctgctgctaagttctgctcctgtgggctttgccttggactgttttcagctgtatccactgctgcaggccACCTACCttagcttccttgggggctgccttgggagctgtattctgggcacataccactctgccctctgtaacttccccatagcataaggtgcaccataggttttgttttttctttcttagtttgataagtcatagtttgttaagattgtaaagcttgtaagtctcacctgccttgctatagttcgttgttttgttgctccatataagtctgcttgtcattttatataagtttgattaagttagaggatagataaggtttttgctgcctttttgctgttagtttctgtgtcttttgctagttgcttttcaaatgcttttttggccttcctaattatacttGATGATGGGTGGTAGCATTGTTGTCAATAGTCTGTATTCTTTTGAATGCTCTCCCTTCatccttccaggctggagctcctctttAGCTAACATCTGAAAGTGTGTGTGCAGTTCTTGggatgttttttccccttttgccccAGCCTGTTGTTGGAAACTGTATTTATGTGTAaggtttgaaaataaataaaatacatattgaaatataaacttgtattatgaTGGCGTCTCATGTCTTCAGGCTTGCCATGCTATTTAAAATAGTTGGCTTTATTTTTGCAGAATGGAACCAGTTTTGGATAAAGCAACAATGATAAGACCATCCTATATTGCTAGTATTGAGCTATCTCCAAGAAAGTGGCCAGTAAATGTTGAGGACCTTTAAAGCAGACCTCTCAGATGAATTTTCCCTGGTTTCTTCAGACTTGGATATAAGCCAGGTGAGAATGTTAAACAGTCtactttgttaatttaaaaaatgaaattacttAAATTGTGAAGCATTTATATATCCTGTTGCTTTTAATGATAAAGCAACAACATATCCATACTTCTGTATAAATAAAagggaaacattttaaattagatGCTATAGTAATGAATTCCTGTATTTGTGCCTTGATAGTCCTGTCATTGTCTAGTTTGTTTTGTATTAATCAAAAAAAGATACTCTAATTATAAGAGGCTAAATTCTGACATCAGAAGCAGAGAAATTCAGAGACGTTATTTGTTCACGTATATTGACTGGCCTActtgttttcatcttattttgaaGTTAATCTTTTTGCTGGGTACTTTTGATACCAACACAAAAAGTGATCATTATAAAACAATAACTTGCAGGAAATGTTGGTAAAATCTATAGTTTCCTCCTGTCCTGCCTAgtaatgcagaaattaattactAGATACAAAGGATAATATGGGGTATGCAGGTGGCTCTTATTTTCAATTACTGCTTGGCCTAAACTGCATAGAATATTTTTGTATATCGCAAGaagtcattttaattattttataagaTTAAGGCGAATTTCTAGAAGGACCAAGTACTTGCAGCAATAAATGAATGAATTACGGTGGGGGAAGTGACCTGAAATAACTAATATTTAATATCTTACCATGCTAATTGTCAAACTAGACATTCAGACTAAGTAGCAATGCTATTAAttgaaggtaatttttttttatttttattttaagaggaACAGTTTGGATTCCAAGGAACATATACAAGTTTGCCTTCGTATTAGGCCtttcacagcaagtgaaaaagaaaatgaatctcAGGTGTGGCTCTTTCTACATAAGACTCAATGTTCTTTTTTACAAAAAATTTTTAGCTAAGATACAAATGTACAATTTTTCTCCTGAgcttaaaaatccattttttttccttttacaggACTGTGTTTCTATTCAAGACTCAACTAGCATTATATTGAAAGGCCCTAAGAATTCAATGATCTGTCAGCGGAGTGAAAAAAATGTAGGGCAGATGGTGCAGAAATTCACTTTTTCACGAGTAAGCACATGATACTTGAGACAAACTTCATTTTATAATGTGGAAACTTGTTGACTCTTGCCCTAAacgagtgggtttttttttaaattcttttaaaaCTGGGAACATTTTATATACATTTAACTGATGAAAAGTGCCTAGATGTAAAACTGctctttcttccccaccccctaaaTGGTCCTTTTAAAACAACTGAAAATTGCCTCTTGCTAATGCTTAGGTATTTGGACCTGAAACAACTCAGGAAGAGTTCTTTGACGGTACTGTGAAACAACCAGTACAAGACTTCTTGGAGGGACACAATCGTCTTATTTTCACTTATGGTGTGACAAATGCTGGAAAAACCTACACTTTCCAAGGTACTATTAACATTTTCTTGAACCATGAAATTACAAAAATCTTGTGTGTGCAGGCTTCTGAATTAGTCAAATATATATTCAAGTGCCAGAGGTGtggtgtgttttatttatttatttaattttttggccTGTATCCCATTACACATTTATTTGGACTTTGCAACTCTccctgaacatacaataaaacaACTAAAAACTGGTAATACCAACAAAAAACACCTCTTTGTAATGGAGAAGCACATGTGTATATAATTCAAAAATATAAACAGACTATACACAAGTTAAACTGTGAGTGGTGTACCTCCTCATAAGGTCAAGTAGCAACTATCAATCTGCTGAAAGTGAAACGTTGGCTTCAAATAGAGTAGAAGCAATTGATCATAATGGGCAGAAAACAGATGTTTTCTGAAATTTGTTTGCACTTAAATGATTAAGCTTTTTCTTTCTAAAAGGAAAcctatttaaaaatctgaatttaatacaaaatatgtaaaGGCCCAAATTTATTATctcttaatacattttaaataaaaaaaaatatgctgaatccatgagactatcaaaaagttttgaattaaaggctgcttttctatataaa
This window of the Mauremys mutica isolate MM-2020 ecotype Southern unplaced genomic scaffold, ASM2049712v1 Super-Scaffold_100406, whole genome shotgun sequence genome carries:
- the LOC123361203 gene encoding putative uncharacterized protein FLJ46204 → SHSHTHSHTNTLTLTTHTHSHTHTHTHTHTLTHSLTH